The Ipomoea triloba cultivar NCNSP0323 chromosome 4, ASM357664v1 DNA segment tcaaatattgATCTCTTCTTTCAAATACTGTCTACTGAACCAATGAGTTAAGTGAAAATCATCCTAAAAATCACTTTGAAGTTCTACACTCTTTAGTCCTTAAAAAGGTCAGAGTTCAAAACTCCCTCTCATCGTCGTCGAGGTTTAAAATCTCCTTTCATACCAATATAGTAAGCACTAAGTGCCTCTTATAGTTAGGACCTAATGAAATAAGATTACAACTCCTATCCACTCATTAGTAAAAAAGGCTCTTTGAGAGTGGCTGCATCTGCTGAAGCTAAGATGCACAAGGGGGCAACCCAAAATCAAATCTATGATCAAAGCTGACTATTGAAAGACATTCTATTCTGTTCAAGGCTATCTCTACTTAAATTCATATTAAGATTACCACAAACACATTAGGTAACACAACAAAAATTCTGATTAGTCAAAAAACTTCTCATAACTTCAACAGAAAAACACGGGCTGTTTAAGCAACATGATTCTATCTTCTAAGCtaacaaaatccttaaaatgaAGTTCTCCAACATCATAAAATTGTTTTCTGTTTCCAAAGTGACAAGCCACACCTCATTCTTCactttttgatatttttattttggatgTTAGACAAGGACCTCATTCTTCATCCTCTTCGTCACCATCACCCCCAGCAGCCTTCTTTGCGGCTGCCTTCTGGTTCTTTCTCTTCACTCTGCCAGGGCGTCCACCGCCGAAAGGactagagagagagaaatcaaTGTGTTTCTGGGAGTCCACTCTAACCATAAATGAGGGAACATTCACCACCTGCCTTCCAACCCTGAAGTTAAATCAAAACAAACACATTTACAAACAAATATGGAGAAATGTAGGCCCATGTAATTTGAAAAATCTAAAACCTAGTTAAAGCCGTAAAGTTTACATAACACGGCTCATTACCCACAAGATGAAACAATTCTAATTTGTAAACACAATGAAAACCAGtaattagtatttagtaatAGTAAGATATTGCTAGTATTCATCAGCAAAGAGTTGTCATTTCCTTTCAAAATCAGTGGCACAAAAAATTAACATCTTTTGCAGCATCTATCTGGTAGTATTACAAAGACACCATTACTGGTAGTATTCCTTTATTAGGCCAAGGAGTTCAAACTTTAGTCCAAATAAATAGAATCCTCAAATAGTATTGCAAGACCTGTAATATCTTTTCCAGACCAAGGTGATGCAAAAAACACATATTTCTTAAGGAGTATATGCAACAAGCATTCTATACCGGTAATTCCTTTAAACAGACACACTGCATCAGATAAAAAGTTCCGGAGTATGTTTTAACATGTTATGATATACATAGAGAGCATATTCAGAACTATGCCACGATTAGAAtgttatatttacctgatatgcTTTTGCCTAATTAGAACTCTGGCATGATGGATTGATTTTGCCATGCCAGCCTTGAAAACAAGAGTTTGGAGACGGCGTTCAAGGAAGTTCTCCACAGTGAGGGCAAGGACATAATCAAGCTTGTTCTGGCTCTCATCCAGCAAACCATACCTGTTCATTCTCCTCAGGAGGGCATCGCCCTCAAAAATACGGCGTGGGTCCTTCTCATCAAGAGTAAGAAGCATTCTTGCATTATTCCTGATTCGGCTCAAAGCATACTGTACTCTCCAAAGCTCCCTCTTGCACCTAAGACCGTACTCACCCACAAGTTTCAACTCCGCATCCAAACGCTCTTTCTCATATGGACGTCGAGGCTTCTTGAATGTCTTACCATCTACAGTTCATAGCATACCATAAATAAGGTAA contains these protein-coding regions:
- the LOC116015304 gene encoding 40S ribosomal protein S9-2-like gives rise to the protein MVHVSFYRNYGKTFKKPRRPYEKERLDAELKLVGEYGLRCKRELWRVQYALSRIRNNARMLLTLDEKDPRRIFEGDALLRRMNRYGLLDESQNKLDYVLALTVENFLERRLQTLVFKAGMAKSIHHARVLIRQKHIRVGRQVVNVPSFMVRVDSQKHIDFSLSSPFGGGRPGRVKRKNQKAAAKKAAGGDGDEEDEE